From Actinomycetota bacterium, a single genomic window includes:
- a CDS encoding AAA family ATPase — MRIGSVSIRGLFDTFSYDIPLNLDERITLIHGPNGVGKTSILKALSSLFAQNFSVLRRIPFGSIEIAFETGEKLKVARRKSPSQDQPQPDLAFSLKNPSLGEDLKFNLPILDEAERRFVPPLGLIEDHVDTLQRVGEFEWFDQLTGETLALEQVLDRYGEILPIPRQILARRVPEWLSEILESLPILFIETQRLFAIGERPRRLGRPRPTEMASAVATYASALSHTIQRDLAQYATISQELDRTFPSRLLKQRKLPARATEKEIRRRFIVQGEQRGRLMEAGLLEAAEELPLPHRELDAIELKLLWAYLADVDRKLKTFDQLLARIELFKEIINPKFLFKTMFVDKGKGFAFETNVGEELPPTQLSSGEQHELVLAYQLLFEVAPGSFICIDEPEISLHVTWQHRFLEDLRRIAGVSSVDFLVATHSPQIIHKSWQLAVDLEPPVS, encoded by the coding sequence GTGCGGATCGGCTCGGTTTCGATCAGAGGGCTCTTCGATACGTTTTCATATGACATCCCGCTTAACCTTGACGAGAGAATCACGCTCATCCATGGGCCGAATGGCGTAGGCAAGACCTCCATTCTGAAGGCTCTTTCCAGTCTATTTGCTCAGAACTTCAGCGTACTCCGCCGGATTCCATTCGGGAGTATAGAAATTGCTTTCGAGACCGGCGAGAAGCTGAAGGTCGCTCGCCGCAAGTCGCCTTCCCAAGATCAACCTCAGCCCGATCTAGCTTTCTCGCTCAAGAACCCTAGCCTCGGCGAAGACCTCAAGTTCAACCTGCCAATCCTCGATGAGGCTGAGCGTCGATTCGTGCCCCCCCTTGGGCTAATTGAAGACCATGTTGATACGCTGCAGAGGGTTGGTGAGTTCGAATGGTTCGATCAGTTGACCGGGGAAACCCTTGCCCTTGAGCAAGTTTTGGACAGATATGGGGAGATTCTCCCAATCCCGCGCCAAATCCTGGCACGCCGGGTGCCCGAGTGGCTGAGCGAAATACTCGAAAGCCTCCCAATCCTATTCATTGAGACTCAACGTCTATTCGCGATTGGCGAAAGGCCCCGCCGATTGGGTAGACCGCGCCCGACCGAGATGGCCTCGGCGGTGGCTACATATGCGAGTGCTCTATCTCACACGATTCAGAGGGATCTTGCCCAATACGCTACCATCTCTCAAGAACTGGATCGAACGTTTCCGAGCCGGCTGCTGAAGCAACGCAAGCTTCCTGCAAGGGCGACAGAGAAGGAGATCCGGCGCCGGTTCATTGTTCAAGGAGAGCAACGAGGAAGACTCATGGAGGCTGGACTCCTCGAAGCGGCGGAAGAGCTTCCACTTCCACATAGAGAGCTCGACGCCATCGAGTTGAAGCTCTTGTGGGCGTATCTGGCAGACGTGGATCGTAAGTTAAAGACGTTCGACCAGTTGCTGGCACGGATTGAATTGTTCAAGGAGATCATCAACCCTAAGTTTCTATTCAAAACGATGTTTGTGGACAAGGGGAAGGGCTTTGCCTTCGAGACCAATGTAGGGGAGGAGCTTCCTCCGACACAATTATCCTCCGGCGAGCAGCACGAACTGGTCCTTGCGTACCAGCTCCTCTTCGAGGTGGCACCTGGCTCGTTTATATGCATAGACGAACCCGAAATCTCTCTACATGTAACTTGGCAACATCGCTTTCTCGAAGATCTTCGGCGGATCGCGGGAGTCTCGAGTGTGGACTTTCTGGTGGCTACGCACTCGCCTCAAATCATCCATAAGAGTTGGCAACTGGCTGTGGATTTGGAGCCGCCGGTATCGTGA
- a CDS encoding RidA family protein, translated as MTVRLSNVPALSEPPGYHHLAVADGRTLVFTAGQVPLDGSGELVGEGDAVRQTEQVLANLLLSPEAAGARAEQVVKTTVYVVGGDHDRQAAVWNVVRDSPVGASPSTLVGVASLGYRGQLVEIEAVAVRD; from the coding sequence ATGACCGTTCGGCTGAGCAACGTGCCTGCGTTGAGCGAACCGCCCGGCTACCACCACCTGGCCGTGGCCGATGGGCGCACCCTCGTGTTCACGGCGGGCCAGGTTCCCCTCGACGGGTCGGGGGAGCTCGTGGGAGAGGGCGACGCCGTCCGCCAGACGGAGCAGGTCCTGGCGAACCTGCTGCTGTCCCCGGAGGCAGCCGGGGCCCGCGCCGAGCAGGTGGTCAAGACCACCGTCTACGTGGTGGGCGGCGACCACGACCGGCAGGCGGCTGTGTGGAATGTGGTGCGGGACTCCCCGGTCGGGGCGTCGCCCAGCACCCTGGTGGGTGTGGCGTCGCTCGGCTACCGCGGGCAGCTCGTGGAGATCGAAGCGGTAGCGGTCCGCGACTGA
- the typA gene encoding translational GTPase TypA, with amino-acid sequence MPSREDLRNVAIVAHVDHGKTTLVDAMLWQTGAFRAGSDVEERVLDSMDLEREKGITILAKNTGVNYGGVKINIVDTPGHADFGGEVERGLTMVDGVLLLVDASEGPLPQTRFVLRKALEARLPVILVVNKVDRPDARIAEVLDEVYELFLDLDADESQIEFPILYANARAGWASTVPDVAGSDLKPLFEMLIEHIPAPRYDDSHPLQALVTNLDASPYVGRLALCRVMHGTIRRGQQVAWCRADGSIEPAKITELYVTEALDRVPAEEAGPGEIIAVAGLAEVTIGETLADPADPRPLPVSHFDDPSLSMTVGINTAPLAGLDGDKVTARLVKGRLEQEVVGNVSIRVLPTERPDTWEVQGRGELQLAVLVEMMRREGYELTVGKPQVVTRLVDGRVHEPVERLAIDIPEDFLGVVTQLLALRKGRLEHMVNHGTGWVRMEYLVPARALIGFRTEFLTETRGTGLLHHVFDRYEAWHGELRTRPTGSLVADRRGMTTSFALLNLQERGSMFIGPGVEVYEGMIVGENSRSEDMNVNPTREKKLTNMRSSTSEELVRLIPHRELSLEQALEFIREDECAEVTPKSVRLRKVVLDQTDRLRASRRAGAD; translated from the coding sequence ATGCCATCCCGTGAAGACCTTCGCAACGTCGCCATCGTGGCCCACGTCGACCACGGGAAGACGACGCTGGTCGACGCCATGTTGTGGCAGACGGGCGCTTTCCGGGCGGGCTCGGACGTGGAGGAGCGGGTCCTCGACTCCATGGACCTTGAGCGCGAGAAGGGCATCACCATCCTCGCCAAGAACACCGGCGTGAACTACGGCGGGGTCAAGATCAACATCGTCGACACGCCCGGCCACGCCGACTTCGGGGGCGAGGTGGAGCGCGGCCTGACCATGGTGGACGGTGTGCTGCTGCTGGTCGACGCCTCGGAGGGGCCGCTGCCGCAGACCCGGTTCGTCCTTCGGAAGGCGCTGGAGGCGCGCCTGCCCGTGATCCTGGTGGTCAACAAGGTCGACCGGCCCGACGCCCGCATCGCCGAGGTCCTGGACGAGGTGTACGAGCTGTTCCTGGACCTCGACGCCGATGAATCGCAGATCGAGTTCCCCATCCTGTACGCGAACGCCCGAGCGGGATGGGCCTCCACGGTGCCGGACGTGGCCGGTTCGGACCTGAAGCCGCTGTTCGAGATGCTGATCGAGCACATCCCGGCGCCCCGGTACGACGATTCCCATCCGCTCCAGGCTCTGGTGACGAACCTGGACGCCTCGCCCTACGTGGGCCGGCTGGCCCTGTGCCGGGTGATGCACGGCACCATCCGCCGGGGCCAGCAGGTGGCGTGGTGCCGGGCCGACGGGTCCATCGAGCCGGCCAAGATCACCGAGCTGTACGTGACCGAAGCGCTGGACCGTGTCCCGGCCGAGGAGGCCGGGCCAGGCGAGATCATCGCGGTGGCCGGCCTGGCCGAGGTCACCATCGGCGAAACCCTGGCCGACCCGGCCGACCCCCGTCCGCTCCCGGTCTCGCACTTCGACGACCCCAGCCTGTCCATGACCGTCGGCATCAACACCGCGCCGCTGGCCGGCCTGGACGGCGACAAGGTCACGGCGCGCCTGGTGAAGGGGCGGCTGGAACAGGAGGTGGTGGGCAACGTCTCCATCCGGGTCCTGCCCACCGAGCGCCCCGACACGTGGGAGGTGCAGGGCCGCGGCGAGCTCCAGCTGGCCGTGCTGGTCGAGATGATGCGCCGCGAGGGCTACGAGCTCACCGTGGGCAAGCCCCAGGTCGTGACGAGGCTGGTGGATGGGCGGGTCCACGAGCCGGTGGAGCGCCTGGCCATCGACATCCCCGAGGACTTCCTGGGAGTGGTGACCCAGCTCCTCGCGCTGCGCAAGGGCCGCCTGGAGCACATGGTCAACCACGGCACGGGCTGGGTCCGCATGGAGTACCTGGTGCCGGCCCGGGCCCTGATCGGGTTCCGGACCGAGTTCCTCACGGAGACCCGGGGGACCGGCCTGCTGCACCACGTCTTCGACCGCTACGAGGCGTGGCACGGCGAGCTGCGCACGCGTCCGACGGGGTCGCTGGTGGCCGATCGGCGTGGCATGACCACTTCGTTCGCCCTGCTGAACCTCCAGGAGCGCGGCTCGATGTTCATCGGCCCCGGCGTGGAGGTCTACGAGGGCATGATCGTGGGCGAGAACAGCCGGTCGGAGGACATGAACGTGAACCCGACCCGGGAGAAGAAGCTCACCAACATGCGCTCGTCCACCTCGGAGGAGCTGGTGCGCCTCATCCCGCACCGCGAGCTGTCCCTGGAGCAGGCCCTCGAGTTCATCCGCGAGGACGAGTGCGCGGAGGTCACCCCGAAGAGCGTCCGCCTGCGCAAGGTGGTCCTGGACCAGACCGACCGCCTGAGGGCGTCGCGCCGGGCCGGCGCCGACTGA
- a CDS encoding DUF4435 domain-containing protein gives MGIVDGDFWHLEGVGTPSANLLITDFHDAEMLVIVSTALGRVIRELGSAEKIARFRALHGGKPLVRILLEIAAPLGALRWASEREGWRLDFNVRLDRARCIEPRHLNLDFGRWVEVVLQVSGSALRRRRVHEVVSSLLSEQPDLRQLCSGHDIVAIMSVGLRRAIGSRRMAGALPDVLEEGLRMAYDSKDFRKTSLYASARAWEARNPPYQLFDA, from the coding sequence GTGGGGATAGTGGATGGAGACTTCTGGCACTTGGAAGGAGTGGGGACGCCTTCTGCGAACCTTCTAATCACTGATTTTCATGATGCGGAGATGTTGGTAATCGTTTCGACAGCGTTGGGCCGAGTAATTCGCGAACTGGGGTCGGCGGAAAAGATCGCTCGGTTTCGAGCCCTCCATGGAGGGAAGCCTCTCGTCCGTATCCTTCTTGAGATAGCGGCGCCCTTAGGGGCGCTTCGGTGGGCCTCGGAGCGAGAGGGATGGCGCCTTGATTTCAACGTTAGGCTTGATCGCGCGAGGTGCATTGAGCCACGACACTTAAACCTCGACTTCGGGCGATGGGTTGAGGTTGTCTTGCAGGTGAGCGGCTCTGCTCTTAGGAGAAGAAGGGTTCACGAGGTTGTCAGCTCCCTTCTGTCGGAGCAGCCAGACTTGCGCCAACTCTGCTCAGGGCACGATATCGTTGCCATCATGAGTGTGGGTCTGAGACGGGCTATTGGTTCCCGGCGGATGGCCGGTGCTTTGCCCGACGTGTTAGAGGAGGGGCTTCGAATGGCATACGATAGCAAGGACTTCAGGAAGACAAGCCTTTACGCAAGTGCGAGGGCGTGGGAGGCGAGGAACCCTCCATATCAGCTATTCGATGCCTGA
- a CDS encoding AAA family ATPase, with the protein MIVCARCGQENPDGFRFCGRCASPLGAEAPRGEERKVVTVLFCDLVGFTARSDRADPEDVRATLRPYHARLRIEIERYGGTVEKFIGDAVMAVFGAPVAHEDDPERAVRAGLRITEAIEELNESQSGLDLSVRIGINSGEAVVALGARPAEGEGIVTGDVVNTAARLQTAAPVGAVVVGALTYRATREVFDYDDLDPVAAKGKQEPIPLWRALRAKSRLGVDIEQGTRAPLLGRDAELGLLKDTFIRTVRDQAPQLVTLTGEPGVGKSRLVWEFRRFVDDTPDLVYWRQGRCLPYGDGIAFWALGEIVKAQAGINETDDPERASAKLDAAVRFLAAPAEEAEWLKARLAPLVGGEGAGSGADAVARDESFAAWRRFLELAAARSPLVAVFEDLHWADPVLIEFLEHLVDWASGVPLLILCTGRPELYERHPGWGGGKRNSFTVALSPLGAEDTARLISELLSQAVLPAEVQSALVERSGGNPLYTEEFVKMLVDRGVLARGENRGPWRLAADADIAVPETLQALIAARLDTLPIEQKSLLQDGSVVGKVFWSGAVAAMGAVDEQAVRIALHELARKEFLRPARTTSMENQAEYSFWHVLIRDVAYGQIPRAARGKKHRAAARWIEGQAGDRAVDQADFLAYHYGQALELARAAGDRVESEGLREPLQRFLVLAGDRAFPLDAAKAESFYRDALELLPEGTVDRARVELKALDAGWTSGTRPAQEVIAGYEGPIRSFREAGDVEAAAEAMMALTGPLWVSGETERAERVAREVMELLGTDPSPLLARAHSILAGRLMLSSKFDECLRLTDRALELAAQFGMDEVTLRALQFRGSIWCLRGDPEGGLADLRQSLDMALSRASGQAYAAYVNLADFVWDEMGPAAGLAIYRAGIDHSKARGNFNSAMWATAESAWLLFGSGEWDECLRSADEVIEWGRGFGETQMTVIAMQSKADVLVSRGRAREAAELVAEFLPRARAARDPQILMPSLVTATAVDLALGRRPEATEQIMEYARDVLDPTFAAYFQPQVSRVLVQAGRTDDAQDYFEAGVASLVRMRHGGVAAAGILAEARGELEEAERLHADAAARWNDYGYPFEEAHSLLGQARCLIGSGRGGEAEAPLSRAQEILAGLGALPLLAEASRLLEEVRSAGSASPGR; encoded by the coding sequence ATGATCGTGTGTGCCCGTTGCGGGCAGGAGAACCCGGACGGGTTCCGGTTCTGCGGCCGCTGCGCGTCTCCCCTCGGCGCCGAGGCGCCGAGGGGCGAGGAACGCAAGGTCGTCACCGTCCTGTTCTGCGACCTGGTGGGGTTCACCGCTCGCTCGGACCGGGCCGATCCCGAGGACGTTCGGGCCACGCTCCGCCCGTACCACGCCCGGCTCCGCATCGAGATCGAGCGCTACGGCGGGACGGTGGAGAAGTTCATCGGCGACGCCGTCATGGCTGTGTTCGGAGCGCCGGTGGCGCACGAGGACGACCCCGAGCGAGCCGTCCGCGCCGGGCTCCGCATCACGGAGGCCATCGAGGAGCTCAACGAATCGCAGAGCGGCCTGGACCTCTCGGTCCGGATCGGGATCAACTCGGGGGAGGCCGTCGTCGCCCTGGGGGCCCGGCCAGCGGAGGGGGAGGGCATCGTCACCGGCGACGTGGTCAACACCGCGGCCCGCCTGCAGACCGCCGCCCCGGTCGGCGCGGTCGTGGTGGGTGCGTTGACCTACCGGGCGACCCGCGAGGTGTTCGACTACGACGATCTCGACCCCGTAGCCGCGAAGGGCAAGCAGGAGCCGATTCCTCTGTGGCGGGCCCTACGGGCGAAGAGCCGGTTGGGCGTGGACATCGAGCAGGGAACCCGGGCGCCGCTCCTCGGCCGCGACGCCGAGCTCGGGCTGCTGAAGGACACGTTCATCCGAACGGTTCGGGACCAGGCGCCGCAGCTCGTGACGCTGACCGGCGAACCCGGGGTGGGCAAGTCGCGCCTGGTCTGGGAGTTCCGCCGGTTCGTGGACGACACGCCAGACCTCGTCTACTGGCGGCAAGGGCGCTGTCTCCCCTACGGCGACGGCATCGCGTTCTGGGCCCTCGGCGAGATCGTCAAGGCCCAGGCCGGCATCAACGAGACCGACGACCCGGAGCGGGCGTCGGCGAAGCTCGACGCGGCCGTCCGCTTTCTGGCCGCGCCCGCGGAGGAGGCCGAGTGGCTGAAGGCGCGACTGGCCCCGCTCGTGGGCGGCGAGGGCGCCGGCAGCGGTGCGGACGCGGTGGCGCGGGACGAGTCCTTCGCGGCGTGGCGGCGGTTCCTCGAGCTGGCGGCCGCGCGCTCCCCTCTCGTCGCCGTCTTCGAGGATCTCCACTGGGCCGATCCGGTGCTGATCGAGTTCCTGGAGCATCTCGTCGACTGGGCGTCGGGCGTGCCGTTGCTGATCCTGTGCACCGGCAGGCCCGAGCTGTACGAGCGCCACCCCGGTTGGGGCGGCGGGAAGCGGAACTCCTTCACCGTGGCCCTCTCGCCGCTGGGTGCCGAGGACACCGCCCGTTTGATCTCCGAGCTGCTGTCCCAGGCGGTGCTCCCGGCGGAGGTCCAGTCGGCGCTCGTGGAGCGCTCCGGCGGCAACCCCCTGTACACGGAGGAGTTCGTGAAGATGCTGGTGGACCGGGGCGTGCTTGCTCGCGGGGAGAACAGGGGCCCGTGGCGGCTGGCGGCCGACGCGGACATCGCCGTCCCGGAGACGCTCCAGGCGCTCATCGCGGCCCGGCTCGACACGCTGCCCATCGAACAGAAGTCGCTGCTCCAGGACGGGTCGGTGGTGGGGAAGGTCTTCTGGAGTGGGGCTGTGGCCGCCATGGGAGCCGTGGACGAACAGGCGGTCCGCATCGCCCTGCACGAGCTCGCACGCAAGGAGTTTCTCCGGCCCGCCCGGACCACCTCGATGGAGAACCAGGCCGAGTACTCGTTCTGGCACGTGCTCATCCGCGACGTGGCCTACGGGCAGATCCCCCGCGCCGCCCGCGGGAAGAAGCACCGGGCCGCGGCCCGGTGGATCGAGGGCCAGGCGGGGGACCGGGCGGTGGACCAGGCCGACTTCCTTGCCTACCACTACGGCCAGGCGCTGGAGCTGGCCCGGGCGGCGGGAGACCGGGTTGAGTCGGAAGGCTTGAGGGAGCCGCTGCAACGGTTCCTGGTGCTGGCCGGCGATCGCGCGTTCCCGCTCGACGCCGCCAAGGCGGAGTCGTTCTACCGCGACGCCCTGGAGCTCCTTCCCGAGGGAACCGTCGATCGTGCCCGGGTCGAGCTCAAGGCGCTTGACGCCGGGTGGACGTCCGGGACCAGGCCGGCCCAGGAGGTCATCGCCGGCTACGAGGGCCCCATCCGCTCCTTCCGCGAGGCCGGCGACGTGGAGGCGGCGGCGGAGGCGATGATGGCGCTGACCGGCCCGCTCTGGGTCAGCGGTGAGACGGAGCGAGCGGAGCGGGTGGCCCGGGAGGTCATGGAGCTCCTGGGGACGGACCCGTCCCCGCTCCTGGCGCGCGCCCACTCCATCCTGGCAGGCCGATTGATGCTGTCCAGCAAGTTCGACGAATGCCTTCGTCTGACCGACCGGGCCCTCGAGCTCGCGGCCCAGTTCGGCATGGACGAGGTGACCCTGCGGGCCCTCCAGTTCCGGGGCAGCATCTGGTGCCTTCGGGGCGATCCAGAAGGTGGCCTCGCGGACCTGCGGCAGTCGCTGGACATGGCGCTGAGCCGGGCCTCGGGCCAGGCCTACGCGGCCTACGTCAACCTGGCCGACTTCGTGTGGGACGAGATGGGGCCGGCGGCGGGGCTGGCGATCTATCGAGCCGGCATCGACCATTCCAAGGCCCGCGGGAACTTCAACAGCGCCATGTGGGCGACGGCGGAGTCGGCCTGGCTCCTGTTCGGGTCGGGCGAATGGGACGAATGCCTTCGGTCGGCGGACGAGGTCATCGAATGGGGGCGCGGTTTCGGGGAGACGCAGATGACGGTGATCGCCATGCAGTCGAAAGCGGACGTGCTGGTGAGCCGGGGTCGGGCGCGGGAGGCGGCGGAGCTCGTCGCGGAGTTCCTGCCCAGAGCCCGGGCGGCCCGCGATCCGCAGATCCTCATGCCGTCCCTCGTCACGGCGACGGCGGTGGACCTCGCACTGGGGCGGCGCCCGGAGGCGACGGAGCAGATCATGGAGTACGCCCGCGACGTCCTGGACCCGACGTTCGCGGCCTACTTCCAGCCCCAGGTCTCGCGAGTCCTGGTCCAGGCCGGCCGCACCGACGACGCGCAGGACTACTTCGAAGCGGGGGTTGCCTCCTTGGTCCGAATGCGGCACGGGGGCGTGGCCGCGGCGGGGATCCTGGCCGAGGCCCGGGGGGAACTGGAGGAGGCGGAACGGCTCCACGCGGACGCGGCGGCGCGGTGGAACGACTACGGCTACCCGTTCGAGGAAGCCCATTCCCTGCTCGGACAGGCCCGATGCCTGATCGGGTCGGGTCGAGGCGGCGAGGCAGAGGCACCGCTGTCGCGGGCCCAGGAGATCCTGGCCGGACTCGGAGCCCTACCGCTGCTCGCCGAGGCCTCGCGCCTGCTGGAGGAGGTCCGCTCCGCCGGTTCGGCGTCGCCGGGCCGGTAG